A single region of the Triticum dicoccoides isolate Atlit2015 ecotype Zavitan chromosome 2B, WEW_v2.0, whole genome shotgun sequence genome encodes:
- the LOC119364403 gene encoding uncharacterized protein LOC119364403, which translates to MLLPLRRLSGHLSRAVAVSVSASADVLLPLRRLPGHIRRSLSTAASNPPWAMIYRFSETPNYTRGASFSLAPPPSATLFSIPERAYDPEERKRNPDRRYVNVYASVIFAASQDCHLLLKTTRIRLSAHTAAGLNLARPTEQEAEVVMEEAVEKEFVRYVCNPVTGQLVRLPDYLGMKEILQTATGLLTQADGGHGPPKRYAVVELLELNGEGRFVVFCFSSDTGKWDAMVRPSPLQPGREMRLFNHEVLAFGGRLWWVDVSLGVLSMDPFSDKCELRHVKLPPGSALPRQSHAEICDLIKYRRMGVSDGKLLYVEVSMEAPYQIRSFVLDDESGRWALEHQVSLDAKERPLVGAIDPLNADLLYLNLGAEVTVSVDMRRNRIIAQSSVLASGIQPCYCGSNVFLPCVLPSFLGSSQIPGKKGAPKQQTLADVLVRADKC; encoded by the exons ATGCTGCTCCCTCTCCGTCGCCTCTCCGGCCACCTCTCCCGCGCCGTTGCCGTCTCCGTCTCCGCCTCCGCCGATGTGCTGCTCCCGCTCCGCCGTCTGCCCGGCCACATCCGCCGCTCCCTCTCCACCGCCGCCTCGAACCCTCCCTGGGCGATGATCTACCGCTTTTCGGAGACGCCGAACTACACGCGAGGCGCGTCCTTCTcgctcgcgccgccgccgtcggccaCTCTCTTCTCCATCCCCGAGCGGGCGTACGACCCGGAGGAACGCAAGCGCAACCCCGACCGCAGGTACGTCAACGTGTACGCCAGCGTCATCTTCGCCGCGAGCCAGGACTGCCATCTCCTCCTGAAGACTACGAGGATCCGTTTGAGCGCCCACACGGCCGCGGGGCTGAACCTGGCCCGCCCCACGGAACAGGAAGCCGAGGTGGTCATGGAGGAGGCCGTCGAGAAGGAGTTCGTGCGCTACGTGTGCAACCCCGTTACTGGCCAGCTGGTCCGCCTTCCGGACTACTTGGGCATGAAGGAGATCTTGCAGACGGCCACGGGCCTGCTCACCCAAGCAGACGGCGGGCACGGGCCGCCTAAGAGGTACGCCGTTGTTGAGCTCCTAGAGCTCAACGGCGAGGGGCGCTTCGTGGTGTTTTGCTTCTCCTCGGACACAGGGAAGTGGGACGCAATGGTGCGGCCATCTCCGCTGCAGCCTGGGCGCGAGATGCGCTTGTTCAATCACGAGGTGCTGGCCTTTGGTGGACGTCTGTGGTGGGTGGATGTGAGCTTGGGCGTCCTCTCCATGGACCCGTTCAGTGACAAGTGTGAGctccgccacgtcaagctgcctCCCGGCAGCGCCCTTCCTCGCCAATCACACGCAGAGATTTGCGACCTTATCAAATACAGGCGCATGGGTGTCAGCGACGGGAAGCTGCTGTATGTCGAGGTTTCCATGGAGGCGCCCTACCAGATCAGGTCATTCGTGCTGGACGACGAGAGCGGCCGCTGGGCGTTGGAGCACCAGGTGTCACTGGATGCCAAGGAGAGGCCTTTGGTTGGTGCGATTGATCCGCTCAACGCTGACTTGCTGTACCTCAACTTGGGCGCTGAAGTTACTGTTAGCGTGGACATGCGCCGGAACAGGATCATTGCTCAGTCATCTGTGTTGGCCAGTGGTATCCAGCCATGCTATTGCGGGTCAAATGTGTTCTTGCCATGTGTGCTTCCGTCATTTCTGGGATCAAGCCAGATTCCAG GCAAGAAGGGTGCCCCAAAACAGCAAACTTTAGCTGATGTTCTGGTTCGTGCAGACAAATGCTAG